The DNA region ACCGGCGCCTTCTCCAGTGTGATCAAACCGATCGATCCATCCTCTAAAGCTTGTGGTTTTGCCTATACGGTACAGGGAAAACCCGCGGATAATCTCGCCTTGCATCATGCCATCTACCGAGCACAGAGCTGCGAAGTGATTGTTGCATCGGTGCGCGGCTATACAGAATCCGGTTACTGGGGGGATGTGATGACCTGTGCCGCGCGCTGCCGCGGCCTACGCGGCCTGATTTTTGATGGAGCGGTTCGTGACACCGCTGAAATCATTTCGTCAGGCTTCCCGGTTTTTTGTCAAGGCACCTGTATCAAATGTACCGAAAAGTCCTATCCCGGGGCTTACGGTGTTCCTATCGTCGTCGGCGGTGTCCGGGTTGAACCGGGCGATCTTATCTTTGGCGACCGGGATGGTGTGGTTGTGGTTCCGCGCGCCCGCTTGGAAGAAATCGTGCCGCTTGTCACCGCCCGTATAGAAAAGGAGGCCGTCATTGAAGAACGGCTGAAAAAGGGCGAAAGCACAATTGACATTTATCATCTGATGAAAACAGATTCCTAACAACAATTATTTTATGGAAAGGAGCGGATGCCCAGGGGCCCCCCACCCTGCGTGGATTTCCGCCGCCGCTCCCTGCGGCGGGACACTGTGAAAGCCTTCCAACAACGCAAAAGACAAATCGCTTTCGGATAGTGAAAGGAGCTTTTTATGAAGAATTTTACTCAGATGTCCTGCGCGGTTCTTTTGATCGCGATTCTTGTTTTGACCGGCTGCTCCGGTGGCAACGCTTCCTCCAGTACGCTTCCAGCTTCCCCAGCCCCGTCTTCTAGCGCTTCGGAGTCTGTGTCCGACGCGCCGAAAGGCGCGGAATTCAACCTGCGTATCGGCCTCAACGGTTCTGAGGAGCATGTATTTGTGCAGGGTGTGCGCATGATTGAGAAAAAAATTGAAGAAAAAAGCAATGGTCGGATCCAAGTGGAGGTTTTTCCCAATAGCGTACTCGGCGCGGAGCGGGAAATGATCGAACAAACCATCATGGGCAGCATTGAGATGGCGGTTGTCGCAGCAGACGGCGCGACTCCGGCATGGGTGCCGGACACCCAGATATTTACGGTGCCCTACCTGTTTACATCGATCGAAGAGGCGCGTAATGCCGCCGATAACTTCCTGCTTGATTACCTTGAGCCTGGCTTTGAATCGGAAGGGCTACGCAATTTCGGCTTTTTTGAACTGGGATTCCGGCATTTCACCAACAACAAGCGTGCCATCTCCAAAGCGGAGGATATGAAGGGCCTTGTTATCCGTGTGCAGGAGTCCCCCGCTTGGCAGACGCTGATGGAACGGCTTGGCTCCACCCCGACCCCGCTGGCAGTCAATGAGCTGTATGGTGCTTTGCAGCAAGGCGTTGTGGACGGACAGGAAAATCCCCTGAGCACGATCGTCGCACAGAAATTCTATGAGGTTCAGAAGCACCTCGTTCTTGACGGCCATACCTACTGCGCCGGTGCGATTCTGATGAATCTCAATTTCTATAATGGGCTTTCAGATGCTGATAAAGAGCTGATTACAAGCTGTATTGATGAAGCAATCGCCGAGCAGCGCGGCCTCGTTGAGCAGAAGGACGCGGAATATTTGCAGATTTGTAAGGACAACGGTATGGAGATTGTCGAAAATCCGGATCTCGACAGCTTCAAGGCTGCGACGGCGAACTTCGGCGAAACCGAAGCGGTCAAGGCGCTTTTTGACACCTCGCTGATCGGGAAAGTCCAGGAATTCCTTGCGGCAAATTCATAAATTACAGGAGCGTTTCGTCCTTCCACTCTTCCAAGGCTGGAAGGACGTTCTGTTTCCCGGCTGTTTTTAGGAGCGTAAGAATATGAAATATCTGAATTTCGCATTGGATATCCTTTTGAAAGCGGTTATGGCAGCCAGCACCGCCAGTGTCCTGATCGTTTCGTTTATACAGATTATTTCGCGCTTTGTTGCGCAGATGTCGATTGGCTGGAGCGCAGATGTTTTGCGCTTGTCCTTTATCTATGCAGTTTTCAGCGGCGCAGCATACTGCGCGAAAAAGAACGAACACATCAATCTGGATATTCTCCTTTCGCTACTGCCTGTACGCAAACGCATGATCTGTGAAACAGTGATCCTATCGGTCGTCACGGTTTTCTGCGCTGTCCTTACCAAATTTGGCTACGTCTATACTCTATCGGGGCTTCGGCAGTCCGCGCCTTTTCTGCCAATTTCAATGGCAGTCTATTATGCGGCGCTTCCGCTTTGTACCGGTATTATGACCTTTTACTATCTGCAATTGATCATCAAAAACTTCTGCTACCTTTGTAAAAAGCAAGGAGGAGAAAGCGCATGTTTATGATCCTCATTCTGTTTATTGTCTTTTTCCTCGGACTGCCAATCGGCTTTGCGCTCGGAATTGTATCCACCGTGCAGATCGTTCAGATGGGCGTATCGATGAACATGGTCACCCAGCGGCTTTTTTCCGGGATCGATAGCACCACATTGACTGCAGTTCTGCTCTTTACGCTGGCAGGGTCTCTGATGATGAAGGGCGGTATGTCCGACCGACTGATCAGCTTTGCTGACGCACTTGTGGGGCATTTGCCGAGCGGTATGGCAATGGTGAGCGTGCTGGCCTGTATGTTTTTCGCGGCGCTGACCGGCGCTGCGGTGGCTGCTGCCGCAGCAATCGGCGGAATCATGATTCCGGTCATGTTAGAAAAAGGCTATGATAAGGGATTTACCTCCTCGCTTCTGGCAACGGCCAGTTCGATTGGTCCGATTATTCCGCCGAGCATTCCCCTACTGATCTACGGAGTGATCGCAAGCTGTTCGGTGGCAAAGCTTTTCATTGGAGGGATCATCCCCGGTATCCTGATGGGGGTTTCCTTGATGGCTGTTAGCTACTTTGTCGGAAAAAAAAGAGGTTATATCGGACGACCGAAGCGTGCGACGGCAAAAGAGATTTTCACAGCAGCTAAAAGTGCTGTTTTTGCGCTGCTCATTCCGGTAATTATTCTGGGCGGAATTATGTCCGGTATTTTTACTGCTACCGAATCCGCTTCTATTGCAGTGGTTTATGCTCTGCTCATCGGCATCTTTATCTACAAGACCCTGCCTTTACGTGAGATTCTCGCGTCGCTGATAGATGCCTCGAAAACCACCGGAATGGTGCTGCTGGTCGTCGGCTTTGCCTCTCTCTTCACTTGGGTGATCAGCATGCAGATGCTTCCCGCCCGGCTCACCGAACTTATGAGTTCAGTCATCCATTCAAAATATCTGTTCCTTCTGGTGGTCAATGTGATCTTGCTGATTGCAGGCACTTTCATCGATACGACCAGTGCAGTGCTGATCTTCTCGCCGCTCTTTTTGCCGATGGCGCAGAGTTTCGGGATTGATCCAATCCATCTTGGTGTTGTAATTGCAGTAAATCTAAGTATCGGTATGTGCACCCCCCCACTCGGGGTCTGTCTGTTCGTCACCAGCGGAATCACACAGCTCCCGCTCAAAGGGATGTTCCGGGATCTTATCCCACAGCTGGCCGCATTGGTGATCGTGCTGCTGATTATCACTTATTTCCCATGGACGGTTACAGCGTTGCCGGCACTGGTTGCCTGATCTTCCACATCCGAAACGAAATCATGAAAAAGGAGCTCCAAACATGTCAATCCTCTTGAAAAATGCCAATCTTGTGGATGTCTGCAACAAGCAGACACTCCTGGGTTTCGACCTGTTCATCGATAAGAACAGGATTTGTAAAATTGGCCGTGAACTTCGCTGCGAAGCGGAGGAAACCTATGATCTGGACGGCAGATGGGTGATGCCGGGGCTAATCAATATGCACGAGCATCAGTCCTATAAACGGCTGATCGGCCCGCTTTACGGCCCGAGCGGCGCCTGCACCAATCTGAAGGGCACCGATCTTGGAATTCGCGGTGTGCGTACCGCACTTTTCTCGCTCAAATGTGGGATTACAACCATCTGTGAGATGGGCTCCCTTTGCGGACTGAGCTATTCGATGCGCAGTGCGATTGAAAACGGGGTGATCCCTGGCCCCAGAATGTTTATTTCAGGACAGCACTTTACCACGACTGGCGGACATGCCTATGAGCTGGCCGCAGAGGTGGATACTCCGGAAGAGATGGTAAAGGCGGTACGCGGAACGATTAAACAGGGCGTCGACTGGATCAAGCTGCTCTGTTCCCATGAACCGGTTGTCGACGGCAATGATGGTCCCATCTGCGCGGAAATGAGCGAGGAACTGATTTCTGTAGCAGTTACCGAGGCACACGCGCGGCAGAAAAAAGTTGCCGTTCATGTGATGGGTGAGCTCGAACTCCAACGGGTGATCAATGCCGGCGTGGATGCCGTCCACCATGGGGCCTTTCTGACACTTAAACAGGCTCGCCAGATGAAAGAAAAAGGCATAGCGTTCGTATCTACCATCAGCGCCTACCGAAACACATCGAGCCCCGCTTTTGAACGAGGGGAACAGTGGGCAAGGGAAAATCTCATTTTACGCCCAGGCTTTGAATCGGCATTGAAAAATGCGATGCAGGCGGATGTGCTGATTGCCCCAGGCACCGATTCTCTTGGGGATTTGGTGGACGAACTGATTTTTATGCACCGTTTTGGCATGGGCCGAATGGAATGCCTGCGGTCGGCAACCCTGAATGGCGCACAAATTCTCGGGCAGGAGCAGTATCTTGGCAGTCTCACCGAAGGAAAGCTTGCCGATCTGGTCGTATTGGAGGCCGACCCCAGCGAGAATCTCGAAAACCTGCGCAGGGTTATGTGGGTGATGAAAGATGGATTAATTTATCATTTGCCGAATCTCTCACTGGAACATATGAATCCTCGTTGGTTGCTTGAATCTGCGCCAATGGTATGATATACAGTTTATTGGACCCCGGCGCGGGGGTGGGATGACTTTTAGAGAAATCAGATAAAGGACCGGTCAGGGAACGATCCCTGACCGGTCCTTTGTAGCTTCTAAAATTTTATGAATAAACACGACCATCCGCATCTCACTGAACAGATTTCGGGTGGATGCTTGCCCTGAAACCGATTTTTCAACCCACGGACTGCGCAGCGGCTCAGCACATGCTGAGTTTAACATTTTTACCCATATGGAGCAGACACTCCTGAATCTGTTTGATGATCCCCATTTTCGCGGGGAAACCGATTTCTGCATCCAACCGCTCGTGGGCCTTGTTTTCCGCGCGCCCCACAAAAAGATTGATGTCGGTGGCCTCCTCGAAGAGCATCCGCGCGAGAAGCGACGCGCCGTCGGTCCGGTTCTTGATTTCAAAGGCCACCCGGGTTCCGGCGGTGTATTCCTGTGCGATTTCGAGCACTTTGCCAAGGGTGATGACCCCTTCGGTCACAAGGTCGATGCCTTTGATCGAAGCGGCCGCGGGGATCTCCTCGGTGCCGGTATCCGGCAGCGGAACAACCGGCGCGCGCAGATACCGGCTGGCCGCCTGTGCGGTGGTGCCGCCGCAGACAATATGCCGTCCCTCCTTTGAAAAGAACATGCGCATCACGCTTTCGTCATCCTCTCTATGCGCGGGCGGGCCGATGAGGACGTTGACCGCCTGCCGTTTCCGCAGCTTGTAGACGATGATGGTGATGTCGTCGTCCGGCGAGCCAAGATCGAGATCCATGCAGGCTTCGGCCAATGTGGCGGCCATCCGCTGTGGAGAGAGGTCCGGCGCGTAGCAGTCCTCCAGATGTTTGATAATATCTTCGCGCGGCCAGCCGTCGAGCATCGTTTTTCCGAGCCCCGCGTTGGTTACCCCATCCGAAAAAAGGATAAGAAAGTCTCCGGCTGCCAGCCGCAGGACGCTTTCGGAAATCTCCTTGCCGCCGATAATCCGGCGGCTGCGCTCGTAATCGAAGTTTTTCCCCGCGCGCAGCAGGATTGCGGGCGGGTTGTCAAACTGCGCGAGATAGGCTTCGGTACGGTTGTCATCCAGCTGCAGGATGGTAAAGGTCGAATAAGCCATTTTACGCACCTTGCAAACCGGGAGGGTGTCGGCCATGGTGCGGATACACTGGGAGATTGGCAGCTTGCGCGCCATCATCGTACTGAGGATTTTCGCGGTCAGCGTTGCGAGAATATTGGCTTTGACTCCGCTGCCAAGCCCATCCGAAAGTACGATGGTCGTACCGTTTTCTGTTTTGACAGTGGTATAAAAATCGCCACAGACCGGCTGGTCGTGTTTATTGATGCTGACATAGCCGCCCTCCATGAAGAGATCCTTCATTTTCTGTGCCCCTCCAGCAGAATTGCCTCCTTGAGGTCGGTCAGCGCCACTTGGGTCTCGGCGGCCGTTTCACCCAGCAGGGAAGCAATTTCATGAACGGTGCGCAGCTGCTTTTCAATGATCTCATCAGTAATGCGCGCGGCGCTCAGCTTGACGTCCATGATTTTTTCGTTTTCCAGTTCGGCTTCGGTGACATCCTTCATGATACAGATGCAGATTCCGATGCCCTTATCGTACAGGAACTCCTGCTCCAGATATTTTTGATATTCGGGCAGGAAGACTTTCTGGGAAAAGCGCCCGCTTTCCGAAGTGATCGCCTTGACAAAGTCGAACTCGTTGAGAATGCGGGAAACCGGCGCGCCGATCAGCTCCTGTGGACGAAGCAGGCCGAAAACCGCTCCGGCCGCACGGTTGAGCTCCTGTATGGTGAGATCGGTATTGACCGTGACAATTGCGCTTGGAACCGCGTCAATCACCTGGAGGGAGACCGACTCCGCGCGTTCCTTCATATAGGGCAGGCACATGCTGATCTCTGCCCGGCCAAAATGAACCGCGGCCGCCTTTTCCCGGCAGGTAGCATATCCGCAGGTGCCGCAGTTGAGTTCGTCCTCCGGACGGTGCTTGCCCATCTTCTGGAGGATCGCGGTGATCTCCTGCTCGCTCGGCGGGATACAGATCACCTCCAGATCGGGGATGCTCTTTTCAAGCGCCGGGGAATCAGGCAGGTCGAAATCATCTGTCCGTCCGCCGCCGGCAAACGCCTCCACCCGGATACGCGAGGCGAGCGCCTCCTTTTTCCCGCCCGCGCAGGGCCCTCCGATACAGCTGCCGCTGCAGGCGCTCATCTCGACAAAACAATCGGAAAGACGGCCCTTTCCGATCTCTTCGAGCACCTCCATGCAGTTTTGCAGGCCGTCCACCGCAAGATAGTGGCAGCCGTTTTCCTGTTCCATGCTCTTCAGAATGCCGCCGCTTTCCGGGAAGAAACGGGAACGGCGCGGGGCGCTTTCTGCGGAAAGGGATGGAAAGGAGATCCCGCGCGCCTGCATCCAGTCGTTCAGCTCATCAAAAGTGAGCGCGTAATCCGCTCCGTCCGGGAATTGCTCGCATTCGTCCTTCTTGGAGATGCAGGGCCCGATGAATACGACCACCGCATCCGGGTCCTGCGTTTTCAGGAGTTTGGCGTGCGCCTGCATCGGAGAGAGAACCGGCGCGAGATGCCGCAAAGCCTTGGGAAAACGCGTTTGGATGAGCTTTACAACCGTCGGGCAGCAGGAAGAAATGAGCAGCTGACCGCGGCGTTCGCGCACAAGCTGTTCATAGCGGGACTTCACCAGATATGCCCCTTCGGCTGTCTCCCGCGCGCCGGCAAAGCCCAGCGCGCGCAGCGCCTGCGCAAAGGCGTCAAATCCGTCGACCGGATAGCTTGCGATAAAAGCGGGCGCTACGCTTGCAACGACGGTTTTGCCGCCTGCGATCGCGCTTTCGACCGCTTGGATATCGCTGCGCACCACCTTGGCCTGCTGTGGACATACCAGGATACAATTGCCGCAGTAGATACAATCCTGCAGGATGACCTGTGCCTGGTGGTTTTTCACTTCGATGGCCTTCACTGGACAGCCGCGGACGCATTTATAGCAATTTTTGCAGTTGGCTTTTTTCAGCTTCAGGATTTCCATCTGGTTCAGCCCGCTTCCTTCAGAATGTGATTTTCAAAGACGCTTTCGGCGTTTTCGGGCGTGACGCCGGTGATGAGCCGGCCGTCCACCTGGATGCTGACGCCCTGGTCGCAATGTCCCAGGCAGATGCTTGACCCGAGCTGGACGCGGTCCTCGAGATGATTTTGCCGGACCAGCTCGGCAAAACGTTCGCGGACGCGGTAGGAGCCGTTGACATGACAGGCGCTGCCAATACAGATTAGAACTTTCACAATGTAAACCTCCCGGCTGACAATTCAAAATTTGGTCAATATTGCTTTAAGTATACGACGAGTGTTAATTAATTGTCAATCTCTGCGGGCCAGGAAAATCTGCAAAAACGGGGGGAATTAGCCATTGACCGATAAAACAGTTTTTTTGCCCAAAAAAGAAGGGAAAAATTCTACAATTAGTCCAACTAAAATGCCTTTCCAAAAGTTGTTGCCTATGGTATACTTAACTTGTTTTGGATTGTTACAATTTTATCAATCTCCCCTCTGCCGATGCACCGTGGCGTGTGCGACGAAAACGTAAAGAAGGATGGTCCATATGGGAAACACAACCAATTTTGACAAGGCTGAAGAAATTCTTCAGGCGCATGGAAAAAAGGAATCCGCCCTGATTGCGATCATGCAGGATATCCAGGCGGAATACCGCTATCTGCCGCCCGATATTCTCGAGTACATTGCAAAGGGGCTGGGCATCGGTGTGGCGAAGGTGTACAGCGTCGCCACCTTCTACGAGAATTTTTCGCTTGAACCAAAGGGCAAATACGTCATCCGCATCTGCGACGGCACCGCCTGCCATGTGCGCAAGTCGATTCCGATCCTGGAAGCGCTGCGCAAGGAACTGGGCCTCTCGGATAAGAAACACACCACCGATGACCAGGTTTTTACGGTGGAAACCGTCTCCTGCCTGGGCGCCTGCGGGCTTGCGCCGGTTTTGACGGTGAACGACAAAGTTCATCCCGCCATGACGCCGGACAAAGCGCGGGAGCTGCTGAAAGAACTCAAAGAGGAGGACGCGGGAAATGCCTAAGGTCAATACATACGCCGAGCTTTCTGAACTGCGCGGGTTTGCGCAGCGTTCGCTCGGCATGCAGAAAAAACAGGTGCTCATCTGTGCCGGTACCGGCTGCGTCGCGGGCGGTTCGCTGGTCATTTACGACCGGATCAAAAAAGCCTGTGAGGAGCGCGGGCTTGACGTCTGTGTCGAACTGCGCCACGAGCCCCACGGCGAAAATATCGGGCTCAAAAAGAGCGGCTGCCATGGATTCTGCGAGATGGGCCCGCTGCTGAAGATCGAGCCGCTGGACGTGCTCTACATCAAGGTGAAACCGGACGACTGTGAAGAGATCATCGAAAAATCGGTGATCGGCGACGAGGTGATCGACCGCCTGCTTTATAAGCTGGAAGGCAGGACCTATCCAAGTCAGCATGAGATCCCGTTTTATAAAAAACAGACCCGCCTCGTGCTGCATAACTGCGGACAGAACGACGCGGAGGACGTGCTCGAATACATCGCCAAAGGCGGCTATGAAGCTTTCGCAAAGGCGCTTTCCTCGATGACCGGCGAGGAGATCTGCAAGCAGATCTCCGAATCGAATCTGCGCGGCCGCGGCGGCGGCGGGTTCCCGACCGGCCGCAAATGGGAACAGGTGCGCCGCCAGAAGGAGCCTGTCAAATATGTCGTCTGCAACGGCGACGAAGGCGATCCGGGCGCTTTTATGGACCGTTCGATCATGGAGGGCGACCCGCACAAGATGCTTGAGGGCATGATGATCGCGGGTTACGCGACCGGCGCACAGGAAGGCTACATCTACGTCCGCGCCGAATATCCGTTGGCGGTCAACCGCCTCAAAACCGCGATCCGAAAAGCCAAGGAACTCGGCCTGCTCGGGGAAAACATCCTGGGGTCCGGTTTCAGCTTCGAATTGCATATCAACCAGGGCGCGGGCGCGTTCGTCTGCGGCGAAGGAAGCGCGCTGACCGCTTCGATCGAGGGCAACCGCGGCATGCCGCGCGTCAAGCCCCCGCGCACAGTCGAACAGGGGCTTTTTGGAAAGCCAACCGTCCTTAACAATGTGGAAACCTTCGCCAACGTCCCGATGATTATCCTCAACGGGGCGGACTGGTTCAAATCGATCGGTCCCGAAAACAGCCCGGGCACCAAGGCGTTCGCCCTCACCGGCAATGTCAACAACACAGGGCTCATTGAGGTGCCGATGGGCACCACCCTGCGCGAGGTCATCTTTGATATCGGCGGCGGGGTCAAAAATGGCCGCGACTTCAAGGCGGTGCAGATCGGCGGGCCGTCCGGCGGCTGTCTCACGAAAGAACACCTCGACCTGCCGATGGATTTCGACTCGCTTAAAAAGGTCGGCGCGATGGTCGGCTCGGGCGGCCTGGTCGTCATGGATGACAAGACCTGCATGGTCGAGGTTTCCCGGTTCTTCATGAATTTCACCCAGAACGAATCCTGCGGCAAATGTGTCCCCTGCCGCGAGGGTACCAAGCGGATGCTGGAAATCCTCGAACGGATCGTTCACGGCAACGGCACGCCGGAGGATCTCGACCTGCTTGACGAGCTGGCCGAAACCATCTCCAAGACCGCACTGTGCGGGCTCGGAAAAACCGCGGCGTTCCCGGTGCAGTCTACGCTCAAATACTTCAAAGACGAGTATCTCGCCCATGTCGTCGACAAGCGCTGTCCCGCGGGCGACTGTCAGGCGCTGAAGGTCTATACGATCGATCCCGAAAAGTGCAAAGGCTGCAGCAAATGCGCGCGCGGCTGCCCGGTGAACGCGATTACCGGGAAGATCAAGGAACCGTTCGTCATCGATCGGAACAAATGCATCAAATGCGGCGCCTGCGTGGATACCTGCCCGTTTGGGGCGATTAAGGAGGCTTAACCATGAGCAAAGGAATCATGTATATCGACGGCAAGCGGGTCGCCTTTGACGGGGAGAAAAACGTATTGGCAGTTATCCGCAAGGCGGGGATCGAAATCCCGACCTTCTGCTATTATTCGGAACTTTCGGTTTACGGCGCCTGCCGGATGTGTGTTGTGGAGAACGAATGGGGCGGCGTGGAGGCATCCTGTTCGATGCAGCCGCGGGACGGCATGAAAATCCGGACCAACACCGCCAAGCTTCAAAAACACCGTAAAATGATCCTCGAGCTGCTGCTCGCGGCCCACTGCCGGGATTGCACCGTCTGCGAAAAGAACGGTAAATGCAAACTGCAGGAGCTTTCGCTTCAGTACGGTATCCGCCGCATCCGCTTTGAAGATACCCGTGAGAAAATGGAGCTCGACCGTTCGAGCAAATCCATCCTGCGCGATCCGAATAAATGCATCCTCTGCGGCGACTGTGTGCGCATGTGCAGCGAGGTGCAGGGGATGGGCGTCATAGATTTTGCCCACCGCGGCTCCAATCTGCGGATCATGCCTGCGTTCGGGCGTGAAATTGGGGAAACCGACTGTGTGGGCTGCGGCCAGTGCGCGGCGGTTTGTCCGACCGGCGCCATCACGATCAAGGGCGACATTGGCCGCGCCTGGAAGGCGATCCAGGACCCGGAGAAGCGGGTCGTCGTGCAGATCGCGCCCGCGGTGCGCGTTGCAATCGGAGAAGAATTCGGCCTCGCGCCGGGTGAAAATGTCATGGGCAAACTGGTCGCGGCGCTCAAGCTGATGGGTGTGGACTATGTCTTTGATACCACCCTCGGCGCGGACCTTACAGTCATGGAGGAGGCCAGCGAATTCCTCAAGCGGATCGAAACGGGCGGCCCGTTCCCAATGTTCACCTCCTGCTGCCCGGCGTGGGTGCGCTACGTCGAGAAACGCAAACCGGAATATCTCACAAACATCTCCTCCTGCAAATCCCCGATGGAGATGTTCGGCGCGGTGCTCAAAGAGCACTATAAATCGATGCAGGCTGTCGACGGCAAGGAAACGGTGGTCATTGCGATCATGCCCTGCACCGCCAAAAAATCCGAAGCCGCCCGCAGCGAATTTGTCCGGGCGGGCCTTGTGGATGTCGACTATGTGCTGACCACCCAGGAGGTCAGCACGATGATCAAAGAAAATGGCATCGTCTTTGACGAAATTGAAAGCGAGTCCCCGGATATGCCGTTCGGGCTTGGCAGTGGAGCGGGCGTTATCTTTGGCGCCACCGGCGGCGTGGCCGAGGCGGTCATCCGCCGCTGCGCCGAACAAAAGGATTCCAATACCCTGCGGGAAATTGAATTTTGCGGCGTGCGCGGCATGGAGGCTGTCAAGGAGGCCGCAATTACAGTCGATGGCCAGGAGATTAAGATCGCCGTTGTAAACGGGCTTGGAAAAGCACAGGAACTCATCGGGAAGATCGAAAGCGGGGAAGCCTCCTATCACCTGGTGGAAGTTATGGCGTGTCCGGGCGGATGCATCGGCGGCGCCGGGCAGCCGCTTGGCTTTACAAAACAGCGCGAGGAGCGCGCGAAGGGCATTTACAGTGTTGACCAGCAGTCCCAGATCAAGCGTTCGGAGGAAAATCCGATGATCATGGCGCTCTATAACGGGGTGCTGCGCAAAAACCGGCACGAACTGCTCCACGTCCACTATCAGGGTGGATCGGAAGAATAGGAGGAAGCCAAATGCGCGTATTGGAAGTGTGTGTGGGAAGCGCCTGCTACTTGAAAGGCTCTTACAATGTGATCAGTGACTTGCAGGAGCTGGTTTCGGATCATGATCTGGCTGAACAGATTGAGATCAAAGCCGCGTTCTGTTTTGGAAACTGCGCGGGAGCCGTATCCGCGAAGTTTGAGGACGAGGATCAGGTGCTGAGCGTGGATCCCAAGCAGGTGAAGCGCTTCTTTGACAACGAGGTGCTGCCTCGCCTGCAGGCATAAAACAAAACCCCGGTCACATGTGACCGGGGTTTTTCTATAGGCATGGGGGCGCACCCGCGCTTTTTCATTTCCTGGATGTGATGCCTGGAGAAAGGATTATAAGGCGCTCCCTTTTACAGGCGCAAACAGTCGGGACATATCCACGCCCTCCAGCTCCAGGAGCATGATCTTTTTTTCAACGCCTCCAGCATAGCCGGTCAGGCTTCCACTGGCGCCTACCACCCGGTGGCAGGGGATGATGATGGAGATGGGGTTATGTCCCACAGCGCCGCCCACCGCTTGGCTGGACATCGTTTTTCTGCCCATTTTAGCCGCCATTTTTTTGGCAATATCGCCGTAGGTGGTCACCTCTCCGTAGGGGATTGCGCACAGCATATTCCATACCTCTTGACGAAAGGTTCCCCCGATAGGGCGCAGAGGGAGTTCAGAAATCCCGGGCTTCTCCCCGGCAAAATAGCGGTCCAGCCAGTCTTTTGCGGCGCGCAATACCGGCAGGTCAGCCTTTTTTGTCATGCGCTCCGGGACGGTATTTCCGAAGTACTTCTGGCCCTCCATCCAAAGGCCCGCCAAATTTTCCCCATCACACGCAAGGGTAAGGAGTCCCACGGGAGATTGGTATGTTGTGGAATAGAACAGATCAAAGACCCCTTTGCAATCAAATTCAAATACCGGCGGCAAGTATCCCGCCAACGCGGCGGCCCGAAAGGCCAGCGCCGTATTCGGCAGGGGAAATCCGGTCATTCCGAATCCTGTTTGATGTAACGCCGGTAACGCCACAGAATGGTTTTTCCGTGTTCACACACCTTCTCCTCAGCTGCATCCGGATCGCCGCTTTTAATCGCCTCAAAAATTTCCCAATGGTTGTCCGCCGTGGAGGCGCGCAGCTGAAAGGATTCCTCACGGATCGCGAGCCATTCGGGGCCGCTTAGCAGGATGTTGTCGTACGCCTGCTGCAGATAGCGGCTCTGCGCAGCCTCAGCGATCTTGCGGTGAAATTCGTAATCCGCG from Anaerotruncus rubiinfantis includes:
- a CDS encoding RraA family protein encodes the protein MNESRYTEKDLKLLDILSSFTSATIYEALGQTGAFSSVIKPIDPSSKACGFAYTVQGKPADNLALHHAIYRAQSCEVIVASVRGYTESGYWGDVMTCAARCRGLRGLIFDGAVRDTAEIISSGFPVFCQGTCIKCTEKSYPGAYGVPIVVGGVRVEPGDLIFGDRDGVVVVPRARLEEIVPLVTARIEKEAVIEERLKKGESTIDIYHLMKTDS
- the dctP gene encoding TRAP transporter substrate-binding protein DctP, producing MKNFTQMSCAVLLIAILVLTGCSGGNASSSTLPASPAPSSSASESVSDAPKGAEFNLRIGLNGSEEHVFVQGVRMIEKKIEEKSNGRIQVEVFPNSVLGAEREMIEQTIMGSIEMAVVAADGATPAWVPDTQIFTVPYLFTSIEEARNAADNFLLDYLEPGFESEGLRNFGFFELGFRHFTNNKRAISKAEDMKGLVIRVQESPAWQTLMERLGSTPTPLAVNELYGALQQGVVDGQENPLSTIVAQKFYEVQKHLVLDGHTYCAGAILMNLNFYNGLSDADKELITSCIDEAIAEQRGLVEQKDAEYLQICKDNGMEIVENPDLDSFKAATANFGETEAVKALFDTSLIGKVQEFLAANS
- a CDS encoding TRAP transporter small permease; its protein translation is MKYLNFALDILLKAVMAASTASVLIVSFIQIISRFVAQMSIGWSADVLRLSFIYAVFSGAAYCAKKNEHINLDILLSLLPVRKRMICETVILSVVTVFCAVLTKFGYVYTLSGLRQSAPFLPISMAVYYAALPLCTGIMTFYYLQLIIKNFCYLCKKQGGESACL
- a CDS encoding TRAP transporter large permease yields the protein MFMILILFIVFFLGLPIGFALGIVSTVQIVQMGVSMNMVTQRLFSGIDSTTLTAVLLFTLAGSLMMKGGMSDRLISFADALVGHLPSGMAMVSVLACMFFAALTGAAVAAAAAIGGIMIPVMLEKGYDKGFTSSLLATASSIGPIIPPSIPLLIYGVIASCSVAKLFIGGIIPGILMGVSLMAVSYFVGKKRGYIGRPKRATAKEIFTAAKSAVFALLIPVIILGGIMSGIFTATESASIAVVYALLIGIFIYKTLPLREILASLIDASKTTGMVLLVVGFASLFTWVISMQMLPARLTELMSSVIHSKYLFLLVVNVILLIAGTFIDTTSAVLIFSPLFLPMAQSFGIDPIHLGVVIAVNLSIGMCTPPLGVCLFVTSGITQLPLKGMFRDLIPQLAALVIVLLIITYFPWTVTALPALVA
- a CDS encoding amidohydrolase family protein: MSILLKNANLVDVCNKQTLLGFDLFIDKNRICKIGRELRCEAEETYDLDGRWVMPGLINMHEHQSYKRLIGPLYGPSGACTNLKGTDLGIRGVRTALFSLKCGITTICEMGSLCGLSYSMRSAIENGVIPGPRMFISGQHFTTTGGHAYELAAEVDTPEEMVKAVRGTIKQGVDWIKLLCSHEPVVDGNDGPICAEMSEELISVAVTEAHARQKKVAVHVMGELELQRVINAGVDAVHHGAFLTLKQARQMKEKGIAFVSTISAYRNTSSPAFERGEQWARENLILRPGFESALKNAMQADVLIAPGTDSLGDLVDELIFMHRFGMGRMECLRSATLNGAQILGQEQYLGSLTEGKLADLVVLEADPSENLENLRRVMWVMKDGLIYHLPNLSLEHMNPRWLLESAPMV
- a CDS encoding PP2C family protein-serine/threonine phosphatase, whose amino-acid sequence is MKDLFMEGGYVSINKHDQPVCGDFYTTVKTENGTTIVLSDGLGSGVKANILATLTAKILSTMMARKLPISQCIRTMADTLPVCKVRKMAYSTFTILQLDDNRTEAYLAQFDNPPAILLRAGKNFDYERSRRIIGGKEISESVLRLAAGDFLILFSDGVTNAGLGKTMLDGWPREDIIKHLEDCYAPDLSPQRMAATLAEACMDLDLGSPDDDITIIVYKLRKRQAVNVLIGPPAHREDDESVMRMFFSKEGRHIVCGGTTAQAASRYLRAPVVPLPDTGTEEIPAAASIKGIDLVTEGVITLGKVLEIAQEYTAGTRVAFEIKNRTDGASLLARMLFEEATDINLFVGRAENKAHERLDAEIGFPAKMGIIKQIQECLLHMGKNVKLSMC